The candidate division WOR-3 bacterium genome includes a window with the following:
- a CDS encoding T9SS type A sorting domain-containing protein, translated as MNIVFLISSLALISIHLDRLPTPDTFEFRDITRVPYSAIRRSICCDADHDRFPEFYANARWFPHDAYILEFTPDMNYDTIHIPGLQWAIFWFIGDLDRDGKTDLGLTNIDIDGFFIYESADRTSLPLRCVWQARIGYATPYAIVTDLDRDSRQEIVLRDNHLPGSAIGIFENVADDSYAFRTVLPDTTPIRATLGFGCSPDIDRDGFDEIFLVAGSRVMVYEAVGDDTFAIKAIYQLPGSSGGGYAAITGGPDIDRDGRNEAILYAVDYFDQGLLAVFESPENDSFEIVWFTQFPASQFSLSPLVIGDVDGDGVPEIAFSDGAYVHLFRCTGNDQYEQFWQVYTGCGAVGLYDLNNDGKAEVIAFCNDDSTHIYEYFSLGITERQLAELQRVSVYPSIVRQGEMVKISGLSDGAVSVVDASGRVIAKPEENVWHSTTATPGTYFLHITKGNQSIIRKILVLK; from the coding sequence GTGAATATAGTATTCCTCATTTCTTCACTTGCCCTAATCTCCATCCACTTAGATAGGCTTCCTACACCAGACACCTTCGAATTCCGCGACATAACCAGAGTGCCTTACTCCGCTATACGCCGCAGCATCTGTTGCGATGCCGACCATGATAGATTTCCGGAATTCTATGCAAACGCCCGATGGTTCCCACATGATGCCTACATCCTTGAATTCACCCCTGATATGAACTATGATACCATCCACATTCCCGGGTTGCAATGGGCTATATTCTGGTTCATAGGCGACCTTGACCGGGATGGTAAGACCGACCTGGGACTTACTAACATAGACATAGACGGATTCTTCATCTACGAGAGCGCGGACCGCACATCCCTGCCCTTGCGCTGCGTCTGGCAGGCTAGAATCGGCTATGCAACTCCGTATGCAATCGTGACCGACCTTGATAGAGACTCGAGACAAGAGATAGTCCTGAGAGACAACCACCTTCCTGGCTCCGCTATCGGTATATTCGAAAATGTGGCAGATGACAGTTATGCATTCAGAACTGTCCTTCCAGATACCACACCTATCCGTGCCACCCTTGGCTTTGGTTGCTCTCCTGATATTGACCGGGATGGTTTTGATGAGATATTCCTGGTCGCCGGTTCAAGGGTGATGGTCTATGAAGCGGTTGGTGACGACACATTCGCAATCAAAGCTATCTATCAATTGCCTGGTTCAAGTGGGGGTGGGTATGCAGCCATAACCGGCGGTCCTGATATTGACCGGGATGGTAGAAACGAGGCGATTCTATATGCTGTGGACTACTTTGACCAGGGTCTGCTTGCGGTGTTTGAGTCACCTGAGAATGACTCCTTTGAGATTGTCTGGTTTACGCAATTCCCAGCGAGTCAGTTCAGCCTCTCCCCACTTGTGATAGGCGATGTAGATGGTGATGGTGTGCCTGAAATCGCTTTCTCCGATGGCGCCTATGTTCATCTGTTCCGCTGCACTGGCAATGACCAGTATGAACAGTTCTGGCAGGTATACACCGGGTGTGGCGCAGTCGGACTTTATGACCTCAACAACGACGGCAAGGCAGAGGTGATTGCTTTCTGTAATGACGATTCAACGCACATTTACGAATACTTCTCGCTTGGCATCACCGAACGCCAACTGGCAGAGTTACAAAGAGTTAGCGTTTATCCTTCGATTGTGCGCCAGGGAGAGATGGTGAAAATATCAGGGTTGAGCGATGGAGCGGTGAGCGTTGTTGATGCCTCGGGCAGGGTTATTGCCAAACCTGAAGAAAATGTCTGGCACTCCACAACCGCGACACCCGGTACCTATTTTCTCCACATCACAAAAGGCAACCAGAGCATCATCCGTAAGATTCTCGTTCTGAAATAA
- a CDS encoding nitroreductase family protein yields MDKRILPICSRRSVREYLDLPVQEADVHALLEAGMAAPSARNLKPWHFIVIKEREMLHRIAEIHPAAQMLNQASLAIAVCGDKEVSPHFWVQDCSAATENILIAASILGLGAVWLGVHPREERERSLKELLNIPGKFGLLCVISVGVPKVKPEPRTQFDPSRIHQERW; encoded by the coding sequence ATGGATAAGAGAATTTTGCCGATTTGTTCCCGGCGTAGTGTCCGGGAGTATCTTGATTTACCGGTGCAAGAGGCGGATGTGCACGCTCTGCTCGAGGCGGGAATGGCGGCACCGTCGGCAAGGAATCTGAAACCCTGGCACTTTATTGTGATAAAAGAACGGGAGATGTTGCACCGAATCGCGGAGATTCACCCTGCAGCGCAGATGCTAAATCAGGCATCGCTGGCGATTGCGGTCTGTGGCGACAAGGAGGTTTCGCCCCATTTCTGGGTGCAGGACTGCTCAGCAGCAACCGAAAATATCCTGATAGCCGCTTCAATACTTGGCCTGGGTGCGGTCTGGCTGGGTGTTCATCCAAGGGAGGAACGGGAACGGTCGTTAAAAGAGCTGCTTAACATTCCTGGTAAATTTGGGCTGCTGTGTGTGATTTCGGTCGGGGTGCCGAAGGTCAAGCCTGAGCCCCGGACTCAGTTTGACCCGAGTCGGATTCATCAGGAGCGGTGGTGA
- a CDS encoding ABC transporter substrate-binding protein encodes MRRLLIFSLIFLVVGSGCRAKPKRVTVRFWHAMGGEAQKTLKAMVEQFEKENPDIDIELVGMGNYDALAQKLLGAVAVQSPPTIAQMYENWTTQLFAAGELEFLEDYMNGPDGLSAEERADIYPRLLENNRWEGKILTLPFNKSVPVYYYNVNMLKAAGYDSFPATWEEFRNMCRRLVRRNQRGEVEVWATANGTDIWIFGSMLFQRGGRFLDQEDGKPEFNSPIGVEVLKFQVDLIYQDSVQTTMTGRNPMDDFLIGRIATLTGSSTWRAPVVDKESFPVGMAPVPAWGKRRAAIIYGTNIGMFKRAKPEEKKAAWRFIKWFIAPEQQVVWSLGTWYVPIHRRCLDDPRMKERLDKTPGLRAAYEQMEFGVFEPRGLKWLAGRKALVEELEAATLGIKTPEQALNDAARRYQAQ; translated from the coding sequence GTGAGAAGGTTGCTGATTTTCAGTTTGATTTTTCTTGTAGTCGGAAGCGGCTGTCGCGCGAAACCGAAGCGGGTTACGGTGCGGTTCTGGCATGCGATGGGCGGAGAGGCGCAGAAGACCCTGAAGGCGATGGTTGAGCAGTTTGAGAAGGAGAATCCAGATATTGATATTGAACTGGTGGGGATGGGGAATTACGATGCACTGGCGCAGAAGTTGCTGGGCGCGGTAGCGGTGCAGAGTCCACCAACAATTGCCCAGATGTATGAGAACTGGACAACACAGTTGTTTGCCGCGGGCGAACTGGAGTTTTTAGAGGATTATATGAATGGACCGGATGGGTTGAGTGCGGAGGAGCGGGCTGATATTTATCCCCGGCTGCTGGAAAACAACCGCTGGGAGGGGAAGATTTTGACCCTGCCGTTTAATAAGAGTGTGCCGGTTTACTATTACAATGTGAATATGTTGAAGGCGGCAGGTTATGACTCGTTTCCCGCTACCTGGGAGGAGTTTCGCAATATGTGTCGCCGGCTGGTGCGTCGGAATCAGCGGGGTGAGGTTGAGGTGTGGGCAACAGCAAACGGGACCGATATCTGGATTTTTGGCTCGATGCTGTTTCAGCGCGGTGGCAGGTTTTTAGACCAGGAGGATGGCAAGCCAGAGTTTAACAGTCCAATCGGCGTTGAGGTGCTTAAGTTTCAGGTGGATTTGATTTACCAGGACAGTGTCCAGACCACGATGACGGGCCGGAATCCGATGGACGACTTTTTAATCGGCAGGATTGCGACTTTGACCGGCAGTTCGACCTGGCGGGCACCAGTGGTTGACAAGGAAAGTTTTCCGGTGGGAATGGCGCCGGTGCCGGCTTGGGGTAAAAGGCGGGCCGCAATTATCTATGGGACAAACATCGGGATGTTCAAGCGGGCAAAGCCGGAGGAGAAGAAGGCGGCGTGGCGGTTTATCAAGTGGTTTATTGCGCCGGAGCAGCAGGTGGTGTGGTCTTTAGGCACCTGGTATGTGCCAATTCACCGGCGGTGCCTTGACGACCCGCGGATGAAGGAGCGGCTGGACAAGACACCGGGTTTGCGCGCGGCGTATGAGCAGATGGAGTTCGGGGTTTTTGAGCCGCGCGGGCTAAAGTGGCTTGCCGGTAGGAAGGCGCTGGTTGAAGAACTGGAGGCAGCAACGCTCGGCATCAAAACGCCGGAGCAGGCGCTGAACGATGCTGCCCGGCGTTATCAGGCTCAGTAG
- a CDS encoding isoleucine--tRNA ligase, with translation MFNPVPSQPDHREIEPRILRFWEEGRHFHRLKERNRGNPKFRFLDGPITANGPMGVHHAWGRTYKDLFQRYKAMLGFDQRFQNGFDCQGLWVEVEVEKELGFKSKKDIEKFGIARFVEKCKERVMRFSRIQTQQSILIGQWMDWENSYYTMSEENNYSIWYFLKKCHELGLIYEGTDVMPWCARCGTAISDMEIATEGYRVLTHPAVFVRFPILNRANESLLVWTTTPWTLSSNTAAAVHPDLIYVRAKKDGEIFILAKELLRVLGNGAEVIEEFPGSKLADLKYQGPFDELPAQQGVEHRVVLWKDVSASEGTGIVHIAPGCGKEDFLLGKEENLAVIAPLNEDGTFKEGFDWLTGKDAARVAPEIFENLKQKGLLYRVEDYTHRYPVCWRCGEELVFRLVDEWFIAMDPLREAIMASAKQVRWIPEFGLERELDWLRNMGDWCISKKRYWGLALPIYKCTCGWFDVIGSPEELKERARTGWEKFAGHTPHRPWIDEVKIGCPKCGNLVSRIKDVGNPWLDAGIVPFSTTHYLTDRNYWQEWFPFDFITESFPGQFRNWFYAILAMSTVLEKCSPFRTVLGYATMKAEDGREMHKSWGNAIEVEEAVAKMGADTMRWVFCRHNPTQNLLFGFKVGEEVKRKLLTLWNVYSFFVTYALIDKVNPTTLNVKKEHLSRLDRWILSRLNNLVLFTRERLEDYDCAAAALAAEQFIDELSTWYVRRSRRRFWKSAADQDKSAAYHTLYTCLVTLIKLLAPFIPFLTEEIYQNLVRSCDPNAPDSVHLTFYPEPDKTLIDPELEADMQLVRELVSLGHAAREKSRIKVRQPLSRMFVMAKPPVDQNRLEPDIEIIKDELNIRNIIFTTGTLPEGLAIEESDHFTIGIDTRLTPELEAEGLVRELIRRIQNLRKNAGFEVADRIVLSCQGSDRLNQAVHLFQNYLQQETLTIELKFEPIPDPEIETEITVNREPARLAIRRVKT, from the coding sequence ATGTTTAATCCTGTACCCTCTCAACCCGACCATCGCGAAATTGAGCCGCGGATACTCCGCTTCTGGGAAGAAGGTCGCCATTTTCACCGCCTGAAAGAACGCAACCGCGGCAATCCAAAGTTTCGCTTCCTGGACGGACCAATTACCGCCAATGGTCCGATGGGTGTCCACCACGCCTGGGGTAGAACCTATAAAGACCTGTTCCAGCGCTACAAAGCGATGCTCGGCTTTGACCAGCGGTTTCAGAACGGCTTTGACTGTCAGGGACTCTGGGTTGAGGTCGAAGTGGAAAAAGAACTGGGCTTCAAATCCAAAAAGGACATCGAAAAGTTTGGCATCGCCCGGTTTGTTGAAAAGTGCAAAGAACGGGTGATGAGGTTCTCCCGCATCCAGACCCAGCAGTCAATCCTCATCGGTCAATGGATGGACTGGGAAAACTCCTACTACACGATGTCCGAAGAAAACAACTACTCCATCTGGTATTTTCTTAAGAAGTGCCACGAACTCGGCTTAATTTACGAAGGAACCGATGTGATGCCCTGGTGTGCCCGTTGTGGCACCGCCATCTCTGATATGGAAATCGCCACCGAGGGTTACCGCGTCCTGACCCATCCGGCAGTCTTTGTCCGCTTTCCCATCTTAAACCGTGCTAACGAATCGCTCCTGGTCTGGACCACCACACCCTGGACCCTTTCTTCCAACACCGCTGCCGCGGTTCATCCCGACCTCATTTATGTCCGGGCAAAAAAGGACGGTGAAATATTTATCCTTGCCAAAGAGTTGCTCCGGGTGCTGGGTAACGGTGCTGAGGTCATTGAAGAGTTTCCGGGCAGCAAACTTGCCGACTTGAAATACCAGGGTCCATTTGACGAACTGCCCGCACAGCAAGGGGTTGAACATCGGGTCGTACTCTGGAAAGATGTCAGCGCCAGCGAAGGTACCGGCATCGTCCACATCGCGCCGGGCTGCGGTAAAGAAGACTTCCTCCTCGGCAAAGAGGAAAACCTCGCGGTCATTGCACCCCTGAACGAAGACGGCACCTTCAAAGAAGGTTTTGACTGGCTCACAGGCAAAGACGCCGCCCGGGTTGCACCCGAGATTTTTGAAAACCTCAAACAGAAAGGGTTGCTCTATCGGGTAGAAGATTACACCCACCGCTATCCGGTTTGCTGGCGCTGTGGCGAGGAACTGGTCTTCCGCCTCGTTGATGAGTGGTTCATCGCAATGGACCCCTTGCGCGAGGCGATTATGGCATCGGCAAAACAGGTGCGCTGGATTCCGGAATTTGGCCTTGAGCGGGAACTGGACTGGCTGCGCAATATGGGTGACTGGTGCATTTCCAAAAAGCGTTACTGGGGCCTTGCCCTTCCTATCTACAAATGCACCTGCGGCTGGTTTGATGTCATCGGTTCCCCTGAGGAGTTAAAAGAACGGGCGCGCACCGGCTGGGAAAAGTTTGCGGGCCACACACCGCACCGCCCCTGGATTGATGAAGTAAAAATCGGCTGCCCTAAATGTGGCAACCTCGTCTCCCGCATCAAAGATGTTGGCAACCCCTGGCTTGACGCTGGCATCGTGCCTTTCTCTACCACCCATTACCTTACCGACCGCAACTACTGGCAGGAGTGGTTCCCCTTTGACTTCATCACCGAATCCTTCCCCGGCCAGTTCCGCAACTGGTTCTACGCCATTCTCGCAATGAGCACCGTTCTCGAAAAATGCTCACCCTTCCGCACCGTGCTCGGTTATGCCACAATGAAAGCCGAAGATGGTCGGGAGATGCACAAATCCTGGGGCAACGCCATCGAAGTCGAGGAGGCGGTGGCAAAAATGGGCGCCGACACAATGCGCTGGGTGTTTTGTCGCCACAACCCGACCCAGAATCTGCTCTTCGGATTCAAGGTCGGCGAAGAGGTTAAGCGCAAACTCCTCACCCTCTGGAATGTTTACAGCTTCTTCGTCACCTACGCCCTTATCGACAAAGTCAACCCCACAACCTTAAATGTAAAAAAAGAACACCTCAGCCGCCTTGACCGCTGGATTCTCTCCCGTCTCAACAACCTCGTTTTGTTCACCCGCGAACGGCTTGAAGACTACGACTGTGCTGCAGCGGCACTGGCAGCGGAACAGTTTATCGACGAATTGTCCACCTGGTATGTCCGCCGCAGCCGGCGCCGGTTCTGGAAGTCTGCTGCCGACCAGGACAAATCAGCCGCCTACCACACCCTTTACACCTGCCTCGTTACTCTCATCAAACTCCTTGCGCCATTCATCCCCTTCCTTACCGAAGAAATCTACCAGAACCTCGTGCGCTCCTGTGACCCCAATGCTCCAGACAGCGTCCACCTCACATTCTATCCTGAACCTGATAAAACGCTCATCGACCCAGAACTGGAAGCCGATATGCAATTGGTGCGCGAACTGGTATCGCTGGGCCATGCCGCCCGGGAAAAGTCGCGCATCAAAGTGCGCCAGCCGCTATCCCGGATGTTCGTTATGGCAAAACCACCGGTTGACCAAAACCGCCTCGAACCCGACATCGAGATTATCAAAGACGAGCTGAACATTCGCAACATCATCTTTACAACCGGAACTCTCCCCGAAGGATTGGCAATAGAAGAGAGTGACCATTTTACCATCGGGATTGACACCCGGTTAACACCGGAACTGGAAGCCGAAGGTCTGGTGCGGGAACTCATCCGCCGGATTCAGAACCTGCGCAAAAATGCTGGATTTGAGGTTGCCGACCGCATCGTCCTTTCCTGCCAGGGTTCAGACCGGCTTAATCAGGCGGTCCATCTGTTCCAGAACTACCTCCAGCAGGAAACCCTGACGATAGAACTGAAATTTGAGCCCATTCCCGACCCGGAAATTGAAACGGAAATTACCGTAAACCGCGAGCCGGCACGGCTCGCCATCAGGAGGGTAAAAACATAA
- a CDS encoding PQQ-binding-like beta-propeller repeat protein, with the protein MKIKIAQTWLGAGIVLLAAFIFSGCPKPPLVPEKPSGPLLGYKNVVFTCSTRTTDPSGGQVAYQFDWGDGSQSQWSGWVDGGVVYADTHTYTTAGSMEIKARAKNSKGRVSGWSEPLIIEISPGEGEVRWRFTYTDPESPEDSADFSNHIFSIGPEGNIYIPAADIPALMCRNANGNRRWEFIPEEEDELSIGATISPDGTIYFGTEEGNLYAVTPSGQKKWKVTFRSGIVALPALGSDGTIFIQTENDSVFAIDPNDGARKWVFYAGGGEHSPVIGPDGTVFVSQDDTLYALSPSDGQIKWRYGMRQAIAAPPAIDTRSSVLYVTDEDGWLASVNLADGNENWAVRFVGELSAPVIGGDGTIYITLSGTLLAVSPQNGNINWQFIPPLTGDASTPAVSNTGVIYFLCVGLIDQQGDRDSLYAVNSDGSRRWAAGLGIGTPGDFISAPKIDDAGYIYIGDGTRAWCVVGYGGPADSSWPMFGGDIKNTGRAE; encoded by the coding sequence ATGAAGATTAAGATTGCGCAGACATGGCTCGGCGCGGGGATTGTGCTCCTCGCGGCGTTCATATTTTCGGGCTGTCCGAAACCACCGCTTGTTCCGGAAAAACCCAGTGGACCACTTCTCGGTTACAAAAATGTTGTCTTCACCTGCTCTACTCGCACCACCGATCCATCAGGTGGTCAGGTTGCCTATCAGTTCGACTGGGGCGATGGCTCGCAATCTCAATGGTCCGGCTGGGTTGATGGTGGTGTTGTCTATGCCGATACCCACACCTACACTACCGCGGGCTCGATGGAAATTAAAGCCCGGGCAAAAAACTCCAAAGGCCGGGTTTCCGGTTGGTCTGAGCCGCTAATTATCGAAATCAGCCCGGGTGAAGGCGAAGTCCGCTGGCGATTTACCTATACCGACCCGGAATCACCCGAAGACTCCGCCGACTTCTCCAACCACATCTTCAGCATCGGACCCGAAGGCAATATCTACATTCCGGCGGCGGACATTCCGGCACTGATGTGCCGTAACGCCAACGGCAACCGGCGCTGGGAGTTCATACCGGAAGAGGAAGACGAACTTTCCATCGGGGCGACAATCAGCCCGGACGGCACGATTTACTTCGGTACCGAAGAAGGTAACCTTTACGCGGTCACTCCTTCTGGCCAGAAAAAGTGGAAGGTAACCTTCCGTTCCGGAATAGTTGCTCTACCCGCTCTTGGGTCGGACGGCACAATCTTTATCCAGACCGAAAACGATTCGGTATTTGCCATTGACCCAAACGATGGCGCCCGGAAATGGGTCTTCTATGCTGGTGGCGGAGAGCATTCACCCGTAATCGGTCCAGACGGCACAGTGTTTGTATCTCAGGACGACACCCTCTATGCCCTTAGCCCTTCGGATGGTCAGATAAAATGGCGTTACGGTATGCGGCAGGCGATAGCCGCACCGCCCGCGATTGACACCCGAAGTTCTGTTCTCTATGTAACCGACGAGGATGGCTGGCTTGCCTCGGTGAACCTTGCCGATGGAAATGAAAACTGGGCGGTGCGCTTCGTTGGCGAACTTTCGGCTCCGGTAATCGGTGGTGATGGCACAATCTACATCACCCTGAGTGGTACACTGCTCGCCGTTTCACCACAAAACGGCAACATCAACTGGCAGTTCATCCCGCCACTAACCGGTGACGCCTCAACCCCGGCGGTAAGCAATACTGGTGTCATCTACTTCCTTTGTGTTGGCTTAATAGACCAGCAAGGCGACCGGGATTCGCTCTACGCGGTCAACAGCGATGGCTCAAGGCGCTGGGCTGCAGGACTGGGCATTGGCACGCCCGGCGATTTTATTTCCGCCCCGAAGATTGACGATGCCGGCTATATCTATATCGGTGATGGCACCCGTGCCTGGTGTGTTGTTGGCTACGGTGGTCCGGCAGACTCCTCCTGGCCTATGTTTGGTGGCGACATCAAAAACACCGGTCGGGCAGAGTAA
- the truA gene encoding tRNA pseudouridine(38-40) synthase TruA — MKQTTPLRNIRLTIEFDGTNYYGWQIQPNRPTVQGELQKALCQLFGTAIELYGCSRTDAGVSARNYIANFFTNSTLPLEKIAPALNFYLPRDIFVKSAEPVPLKFHARYSARAKTYSYTIVLNRSPLRSRYAWEYPYPLNLDRLKSAARLFLGKRDYNPFCHTREPSGVCQIFSIRIKTSNDQITVFIRGDRFLYKMVRRIVGAMVAYASGRITQQQIRAALAGKKSRPFPTAPAQGLILESVRY; from the coding sequence ATGAAACAAACCACTCCCCTGCGCAACATCCGGCTGACAATCGAGTTTGACGGCACTAACTACTATGGCTGGCAGATTCAGCCCAACCGACCAACTGTTCAGGGCGAACTCCAGAAAGCACTTTGCCAGCTGTTTGGCACCGCCATTGAACTTTACGGCTGCAGCCGTACCGACGCTGGCGTCTCCGCCCGCAACTACATCGCCAACTTCTTTACAAACTCTACCCTCCCCTTAGAAAAAATTGCACCGGCACTCAACTTCTATCTACCCCGTGACATCTTCGTGAAGTCTGCCGAACCCGTTCCTCTAAAATTCCACGCCCGCTACTCGGCGCGCGCCAAAACCTACTCCTACACAATTGTCCTCAACCGCTCACCGCTCCGCAGCCGCTACGCCTGGGAATACCCTTACCCCTTAAACCTTGACCGGCTCAAATCTGCCGCCCGCCTCTTTCTCGGTAAACGCGACTACAACCCCTTCTGCCACACCCGGGAGCCGAGCGGCGTCTGCCAGATTTTCTCCATCCGGATAAAAACCAGTAACGACCAGATAACCGTTTTCATCCGGGGTGACCGCTTCCTTTACAAAATGGTGCGCCGAATTGTCGGTGCAATGGTCGCTTATGCCTCGGGCCGCATCACCCAGCAACAAATCCGTGCCGCCCTTGCCGGGAAAAAGTCGCGGCCGTTCCCGACCGCACCTGCTCAAGGGCTCATTTTGGAATCGGTCCGCTACTGA
- a CDS encoding Na/Pi symporter: MRQWQWLKIFFIIGALLGASLGFSRNLELRFAQLGDEDISGNNQVTEAGTELPKPLTVQVLSGGKPIAGLPVRFSLLSEPDENRFYPGKSARITDTIVFTDRLGFARTRVQLGTGAGNYRIRAVANGQELMFSLRGLKRNWLLLTLVEIFGGLALFLFGMYYGSKGLRRLAGNRLREALFSLTRNRFFSVFVGIVVTVIFQSSTAVISLLISLASSGLLTLTQSLGVILGADIGTTITVQLLSFQLFEYSLIVVFLGLVLMNTIPRVRDIGQALFGFGLVFYSLKVVLNAAEPLPFVPAIQQAVKAGSSHPILALLFALLLTALIRSSAATIGIVVGFSFAGLVELKAAIPFIIGANIGSALNAIVASWRTNTEARRIAAAQVLFKITVAIICLPFLNPLTRLFSATGNTVARQIANAHTLLNIGSALLFLPFLTAYQKLLCLIVPDKEQKYLGTRYLNQASLDAPELALAQVNRELLRMAELVQQMFQQSITVFLKGDKTDCRQLVAQDDQVDRLEEALTGYLARISQELLSPEMSKKTLALFYITDELEHIADIVSKNLVNYTRKKLNENLAFSEPGLEDIKQFHHEVQENFTLTIACLTTWDKNLAQQLVQKRSWGVERKRELHNRHLTRLSRGLKESLDTSTIHLDIIADLERANFHLSQIGAAILGTRFTTAPDESDSGQTESGAQA, encoded by the coding sequence ATGCGGCAGTGGCAATGGCTTAAAATCTTTTTCATTATTGGGGCGCTTCTCGGCGCGTCATTGGGTTTCAGCCGCAACCTGGAGTTACGCTTTGCCCAACTTGGCGATGAAGACATCTCCGGCAACAACCAGGTAACCGAAGCCGGAACCGAACTGCCAAAGCCGCTTACGGTGCAGGTGTTGAGTGGTGGCAAACCAATTGCCGGACTGCCGGTACGATTCTCGCTGCTCAGCGAACCGGATGAAAATCGGTTTTATCCCGGCAAATCGGCACGCATTACCGATACCATTGTTTTCACCGACCGATTGGGTTTTGCCCGTACCCGTGTGCAACTGGGCACCGGTGCCGGTAATTACCGCATCCGCGCTGTCGCCAATGGTCAGGAACTGATGTTTTCCCTGCGCGGGTTAAAACGGAACTGGCTTTTGCTCACCCTCGTTGAAATCTTTGGTGGTCTGGCTTTGTTCCTGTTCGGTATGTACTACGGCTCGAAAGGTTTGCGCCGACTTGCCGGTAACCGGTTGCGCGAGGCGCTCTTCTCCCTGACCAGAAACCGGTTCTTCAGTGTCTTTGTTGGTATTGTTGTAACAGTCATCTTTCAATCGTCAACCGCGGTCATAAGTTTGCTCATCTCCCTCGCTTCCAGCGGACTGCTTACACTCACCCAATCGCTCGGTGTTATTCTGGGCGCCGACATCGGCACCACAATAACCGTCCAGCTCCTCTCCTTCCAGCTGTTTGAATACTCTTTGATTGTCGTGTTCCTCGGGCTTGTGTTGATGAACACTATTCCCCGGGTCCGGGACATCGGTCAGGCGCTATTTGGTTTCGGTCTGGTGTTTTACTCTCTTAAGGTGGTGCTGAATGCCGCCGAGCCCCTGCCGTTTGTTCCGGCGATTCAGCAGGCGGTTAAAGCTGGCAGTTCCCACCCCATTCTTGCCCTTCTTTTTGCCCTTTTGCTCACCGCACTCATTCGCTCCTCAGCCGCAACGATTGGCATCGTGGTCGGCTTTTCCTTTGCCGGACTGGTCGAACTTAAAGCCGCAATCCCCTTCATCATCGGCGCCAACATCGGTAGCGCCCTCAACGCCATCGTCGCATCCTGGCGAACTAATACCGAAGCCCGGCGCATCGCCGCCGCTCAGGTTCTGTTCAAGATTACCGTTGCTATCATCTGCCTGCCCTTTCTGAACCCGCTCACCAGGCTTTTCTCTGCCACCGGTAACACCGTTGCCCGGCAAATCGCCAACGCCCATACCCTGCTCAACATCGGCTCTGCCCTGCTCTTTCTTCCCTTTTTGACCGCATACCAGAAACTGCTCTGCCTTATCGTCCCCGACAAAGAACAGAAGTACCTGGGCACAAGATACCTCAACCAGGCTTCGCTCGACGCACCGGAACTGGCGCTGGCTCAGGTCAACCGTGAACTCCTCCGGATGGCAGAACTTGTCCAGCAGATGTTCCAGCAATCAATTACCGTGTTTCTGAAAGGCGACAAAACCGACTGTCGGCAACTCGTTGCCCAGGACGACCAGGTTGACCGGCTCGAAGAAGCGCTTACCGGCTATCTCGCCCGCATCTCTCAAGAGTTGCTCAGTCCAGAAATGTCAAAAAAGACCCTCGCCCTTTTCTACATAACCGATGAACTGGAACACATTGCCGACATCGTCTCTAAAAACCTCGTCAACTACACGCGCAAGAAACTGAACGAAAACCTTGCCTTCTCTGAACCGGGTCTGGAGGATATCAAACAGTTTCACCACGAGGTTCAAGAAAACTTTACTCTTACCATCGCCTGCCTTACCACCTGGGACAAAAACCTCGCCCAGCAACTTGTTCAAAAACGCAGCTGGGGGGTGGAGCGCAAACGAGAGCTCCACAACCGCCACCTCACCCGTTTATCCCGCGGCTTAAAAGAGTCGCTCGACACTTCAACCATTCATCTGGACATCATAGCAGACCTGGAGCGGGCTAACTTTCACCTTTCCCAGATTGGTGCTGCAATCCTCGGCACCCGATTCACCACCGCTCCTGATGAATCCGACTCGGGTCAAACTGAGTCCGGGGCTCAGGCTTGA